In one window of Drosophila ananassae strain 14024-0371.13 chromosome XR, ASM1763931v2, whole genome shotgun sequence DNA:
- the LOC6501812 gene encoding uncharacterized protein LOC6501812 yields MNEKIAEIKRRYQAKVWTRLPFMYSFNSRIPQKKRDPKKAMRRLEGSLNRLDIKSQPKKRSVKPKTGTTAAKKAKMAKSGEQKSGGSKPIPNPEQGPGPSRNMDAGDNPVANPVVDPNATGA; encoded by the exons ATG AACGAGAAAATAGCCGAAATAAAGAGGCGCTATCAGGCGAAAGTGTGGACCCGCTTGCCCTTCATGTACAGCTTCAACAGTCGCATTCCCCAGAAGAAGCGCGACCCGAAGAAGGCGATGCGGCGTCTGGAGGGGTCTCTGAACCGGCTGGACATTAAGAGCCAGCCCAAGAAGCGTTCTGTGAAGCCCAAGACCGGCACCACCGCCGCCAAAAAAG CAAAAATGGCAAAGTCCGGGGAGCAGAAGTCTGGAGGCTCCAAGCCAATCCCCAATCCGGAGCAGGGTCCAGGACCGAGTCGCAACATGGATGCTGGGGACAATCCCGTCGCAAATCCCGTTGTGGATCCGAATGCGACTGGAGCTTAG
- the LOC6502012 gene encoding hornerin translates to MYPSGGSGAATAAKFQNRCGSPQFASDYPHPHQHPHPQTTSVAIHTAPSTGVGGGSGSSAAMSGGGAGGGSMRSAQRAQQMTLTHGHNHGLGMGMVGHGMSSHTHSHGHGHGHGHGLGHGHGHQNAATLGHPHNHGMSHVGSHLIYPDDMDSIEFCMPAPPSSSAQNGLAGDQFLLGSGGHDEAFRYQDRWQRNYSRRSNHKMEQQVKWSRKNIAATMERFEPTPNTQSSSSTSSLDYGFAAGVMTPGSNNATPSHVGGGGAGASNPSLHVAFNGSGGAAGGSVGSGSGSIGSESGIGPGAGIGAGAGAAGGATAGAVGGTAAAAAAAPFNHVYSYAYYEPGAAKCHTNVPAQGSAGSSGSGSASVSVSGSGSGSVQMLPRQAEKSPPRNSIRALLAKSFRSKSSSTSHGHGHGHGHGQSTSSSPSAEERDRHTYTTRYGTTENLYEEVSDQKIRKVLSDNRIASASSVGNVKEEQRRVQNNHFRVLDELNLSLEALIMPPTPPDVSPNHAAGDEPNIASGAVGGGHSVSTTAVVTPLPSSAGKINQRPRRGGLLGGASNAGGASNSSSASHASLENLSSTLNSMELKDHGHSSCINPEFDEGDLDSGFSGSGSSSGASYNESLRYYKSATPTGPMHHQHQHQGLHHQGMPHHHGQHHHHQHHHSLNNNTLPHNLRSCRSSTASGTSTSKSSMASCGEDQGIGMTLSVGGVGVGVGGPGGGLPESGAGGGGGGGGSLSPFNYPRRCSADQQRASGRSIGGMAGGGIISGMGGGATTMASGSNVALSTGTKPKKNFWTMKP, encoded by the exons ATGTATCCCAGTGGAGGCAGTGGCGCCGCAACGGCAGCCAAGTTCCAGAACCGCTGCGGTTCGCCGCAGTTCGCCAGCGActatccgcatccgcatcagcatccgcatccgcagaCCACCTCGGTGGCCATCCACACGGCCCCCTCGACCGGAGTTGGGGGCGGCAGTGGCAGCTCCGCTGCGATGAGCGGCGGAGGCGCCGGCGGTGGCTCCATGAGGTCGGCCCAGAGGGCCCAACAGATGACCTTGACCCACGGCCACAACCACGGCCTGGGCATGGGCATGGTGGGCCACGGCATGTCCTCACACACCCACTCGCACGGCCATGGACACGGGCATGGACACGGACTCGGACACGGACACGGCCACCAGAACGCCGCCACTCTGGGCCACCCGCACAACCACGGGATGAGCCACGTGGGCTCCCACCTGATCTACCCGGACGACATGGACAGCATCGAGTTCTGCATGCCGGCACCGCCGTCCTCGTCCGCCCAGAACGGCCTCGCCGGCGACCAGTTCCTGCTGGGCAGCGGCGGCCACGACGAGGCGTTCCGCTACCAGGACCGCTGGCAGAGGAACTACAGCCGGCGGAGCAACCACAAAATGGAGCAGCAG GTCAAGTGGTCCCGCAAGAACATAGCCGCCACCATGGAGCGCTTCGAGCCGACGCCCAACACCCAGagctcctcctccacctcctcgcTGGACTACGGGTTCGCGGCCGGAGTGATGACTCCGGGCAGCAACAACGCCACGCCCTCGCACGTCGGAGGCGGCGGGGCCGGAGCCTCGAATCCCTCGCTGCACGTGGCATTCAATGGAAGTGGTGGCGCCGCCGGAGGATCGGTGGGCTCGGGCTCGGGATCGATAGGATCGGAATCGGGAATAGGACCTGGAGCCGGAATCGGAGCTGGAGCGGGAGCCGCAGGTGGAGCCACAGCCGGGGCAGTGGGGGGGACAgctgcagcggcagcggcagcgccCTTCAACCACGTCTACTCGTACGCCTACTACGAGCCGGGGGCCGCCAAATGCCACACCAACGTGCCGGCCCAGGGTTCGGCCGGGAGCAGCGGATCAGGATCGGCATCCGTGTCCGTGTCCGGATCCGGGTCCGGTTCGGTCCAGATGCTGCCCCGGCAGGCGGAGAAGAGCCCGCCCCGGAACTCGATACGGGCGCTACTGGCCAAGAGCTTCCGCTCCAAGAGCAGCTCCACCAGCCACGGCCACGGCCACGGGCACGGACACGGCCAGAGCACCTCCAGCTCGCCCAGCGCCGAGGAGCGGGACCGCCACACGTACACCACGCGGTACGGGACGACGGAGAACCTGTACGAGGAGGTGAGCGACCAGAAGATCCGCAAGGTCCTCTCCGACAACCGGATCGCCAGCGCCTCCAGCGTCGGCAACGTGAAGGAGGAGCAGCGCCGGGTGCAGAACAACCACTTCCGGGTCCTGGACGAGCTCAACCTGTCGCTGGAGGCCCTGATCATGCCCCCGACTCCGCCGGACGTCAGTCCGAATCATGCCGCCGGCGACGAGCCGAACATAGCCAGTGGCGCCGTCGGCGGTGGCCATTCCGTGTCCACCACGGCGGTGGTGACGCCACTGCCCTCGTCCGCCGGCAAGATCAACCAACGACCCCGCCGTGGCGGCCTGCTGGGCGGCGCCTCGAACGCCGGCGGCGCCTCCAACTCCAGCTCCGCGTCGCACGCCAGCCTGGAGAACCTCTCGAGCACCCTGAACAGCATGGAGCTGAAGGACCACGGCCACAGCAGCTGCATCAACCCGGAGTTCGACGAGGGCGACCTCGACTCCGGGttcagcggcagcggcagcagcagcggcgccAGCTACAACGAGAGCTTGCGGTACTACAAGTCGGCCACGCCCACCGGGCCCAtgcaccaccagcaccagcaccagggCCTGCACCACCAGGGCATGCCCCACCACCATggccagcaccaccaccaccagcaccaccactcGCTCAACAACAACACCTTGCCGCACAACCTGCGCAGCTGCCGCTCCTCGACGGCGTCGGGCACCTCCACCTCCAAGAGCAGCATGGCCAGCTGCGGCGAGGACCAGGGCATCGGCATGACCTTGTCGGTGGGTGGTGTGGGCGTGGGTGTCGGAGGACCAGGCGGTGGCCTGCCAGAGTCCGGCGCTgggggcgggggcgggggcggCGGCTCCCTCTCGCCCTTCAACTATCCGCGCCGCTGCTCGGCGGACCAGCAGCGCGCCTCCGGCCGGTCGATCGGAGGCATGGCCGGAGGCGGCATCATCAGCGGCATGGGCGGTGGCGCCACCACCATGGCCAGTGGCAGCAACGTGGCCCTCTCCACCGGCACGAAACCCAAGAAGAACTTCTGGACCATGAAACCGTGA